The sequence GCCCCCAATGCTGGTATACCATAGGCAGGCAGCAGCCAATTCACCAGCGGCCAGCGGCCCACATCAGCCCCCTGCCAAAGCGGGTTGTACGCCAATACGACACCCGCAACCCAGATGACTGCTGCCAGCCCTCCAACGCCATAGGCCAATGTGCGATACAAGGCGACATTCTGGACCAAGCCGCTGGCACGCCAGGCATAGCCCGCCGCCACACCACTAAGTGCCAGCACCTGCACGGACAGCTCCGGGAATGAAAGGTGCCCCGTGAAAGGCTGACCATCCGTCAGCAGGTAGCGAACCTCCAGCACGGTCGTGGCAAGCGCCAGCTGTATCACGACCCCTTCCAACCAGCGCTGGACATGCATGCGATGGCGCATGCCATAACTGTTGAGAGCGACACATGCCAGCACCGGCAGGAATATCTGCAGTGGCCAGTGCGCGATATCGGCATAGCTGTCATTCGCTACGCCACACATCAAGCGAACCACGACGCCCCACGCCAGCAAGCGTGACAGTTCAGCAAACACGGAGCGCCCCGCGATATGGCCCTCGCGATACCAGCGCCATTCACAAACGGTCAAACCCAATAGTTGCAGAGCCAGCGCCAGGGTCAGCGATGGCCCCTCCAGCACTGCCACCAGGGCAAGGAATATCCCGGCCTGCGCGGGCAGCCACAGCCCAGCGGCAAGCTGAACACCTTCACGGGCCTGAAAACGCATGGCACCTGCCCAGCACACCAGCCCCCAGATCAATGGCGGCAACCCTGTGTTGATCAGCCTCTCTGCATCGCTCGCCTCGGTCGACCATGGCATGACGCCCTGCCAGAGGGCCAGAGCCCACGCCAGCAGCGGCACCATGGTCGCCAATGCCCACCAACAGGCTTCAAGCGGCCTCTCTGCTCCCTCACCCGCATCATGATGCGGCCGCCAACGCGCCAGCGACAACAGACCGACACTCAATATCAACGGACTGAACATCACGCTGCTCGAATGCGATGCCGTCAAAGCAAGCCCCCACACCAGCAGCCAGAGCCCGTTGCCGGCAACGACCATCGACCACAGCACTGCATGGCGCCGACTAGACCAGGCAATCACCAGCATCGGCAAAAGACTTGCCAGCCAACCCCGCTGCCACAAGGACACACCGGAGCCGGCCACATCGGAAGGCGCCACCAATGAGTCAAAGGAGACGCCATGCACGAGACTGCCCAGCCAGGGCAGCCAGAGCCCCAGCACGACGCTCACTGAGACAAGCCCCCCGGCTAGCCAGTGCCGACGCAGCTCAATAGATGCACGCCAAGGTAACCAGACCGCAAGTGAGGCCTTCGCTTGTCGCCCATTCTTTTCTGTGGCGCCAGTGAATGGATCCCGCTCCCACAGATAACCCAGCGCCAGCACTGCCAGCCAGGCACCACTCCCCCAAGACAACAGCCCCACCAGCAATGTCGTGCCAGAGGAGAGGCCGAAGGGCATCAACAGCAACCACCAGGTGAGTGCCCCCACCAGACCGCCCCAATACAACCAGCTCACCGCAACCTGCCGATACAGCACCCGACACGCCGCCGCGATCACACCCACATGCCCCAGCAACAGCAAGGTTGAGGCCTCCTGCCATTGCTGGTGAATGGGCAGTGCCAAGGGCAGGGCGTATCCACCCAACATGCCCAATGCTGCCAGCCACGGCCCGTGGTGCCGCGCACGCTCCAGCATCCATAGGCTCAAGGCTGCCAACAGTGCGAAGGTAACCGGCATGGACATCAGTGAAAGCAGAAAGTGACCAGCCAACAGACTCGCCGCGAGCACCAGACTACCGGCACCACTGACGGCGCCTGTCAAACTCGATGATTGGGATGTACGCAACCTCATCCACTCAGCCAATACCGTCATGCTCAGGCCGAACCCGAGTCCCAACGCCATCCGTACCCCCGGCCCCAGCAAGCCCTGCTCAAGGGAGTACCCAACGAGCAGGATGCCTGCCATCACCAGAGACAAGGCACCCACAAGAATCATCCAGTGTTCCTGGAGCAGCGTCAGCAGACGTGACATCCCCCCCGGCAGCACTTCTGATGTCTTGCTTGCGGGGTCTGCGCCCTGCCCCACCTCGCCTGAACGACTGGAGGCAGCGCCATGCAACAAACGCTGAAGCAGCCGGTAGGACAGAGAGCGGCCCCCACTGGATGATCCAGCGGCTCGCGAGTCGCTGATCGGTGGTGTTGCACCGAATGCTGCCAGCCCCTCCTGGGGTGGCACTTCGCCAGACGATTTGTCCACACCCCCTTCTCGCAAGGGGGTGTGCATAACCGGAGCGCCATGAGCAGGAAGCTCGCGAGCAAGCCTGACCTCCATGTCGCGTAGTCGCTGCTCCAGCGCCTTGATGCGCAGCATGCTGAGCCACCCCATCAAGGAACCACCCAGTACCAGCAACGCCATCATGACGCCCACCAACATCAGCTCATCCATTGCCCAGTCCGTCACCGAAGAGTCGTGCTCAGAGACTACGGCATTTTGCCTGGCACCTCATGCTGTCTATCGTAAGCGTTCGGGCATCACCGCTTGCGAGTGATCACGCAGTATGCTGCCAATGATGGGGCAGAAGTTCGTGCACTTGGCTAGCCTTTTGGGTCGGCAGCCTTTCCAACACATTTTTCAGGTAGGTATAGGGCTCATGGCCGTTCAGCTTGGCACACTGAATGAGGCTCATGATGGTGGCAGCACGCTGGCCACTGCGCAGAGATCCGGCGAACAGCCAGTTTGAACGCCCCAGCGCCCAGGGGCGAATCAGATTCTCCGCCCGGTTGTTATCGATCGGCAACGCGCCGTCATCCAGGTAGCGCGTCAACGCCGCCCAGCGCTTCAGGCTGTAATCCAACGCTTTCGCCGTCGCCGAACCATTCGGAACCTTCTCGCGATGCGCCAGCATCCAGCGATGTAGCGCATCGGCGATGGGCTTTGCTTTCGTCTCCCGCAGCCGTTGACGCTCTTCCGCACTGAATGACTGTACCTCACGCTCCACCTGGTATAGCTGACCGATCAGTTCGATAGCCTGCCCGGCGATCTGGCTCTTGCCAGCGACGTGCAGATCGACAAATTTACGGCGGGCATGGGCCATGCAACCGATCTCGGTAACACCGTTGGCGAAGCTCTGCTTGTAGCCGCTGTAGTCGTCACAGACCAGCTTGCCCCGCCACTTCCCGAGGAAGTCGCGGGCATGTTGACCGCCACGTCCCTCGCTGAAGTCGTAGATTACGGCCTTCAACCCGGCATACGGGGTGGTGGCGTAGGCCCAGAGATAGGCGCGGTGCGTCTTCTTCTTGCCAGGGGCCAGCATCGGTACCGGCGTTTCGTCGGCATGCAGCACCGGCTCGTTGAGCAACACTTCACGCAGTGCATCGATCAGCGGCTGAAGTCGCACCCCGCAGGTGCCGACCCACTCGGCCAGGGTGGAGCGCGGAATCGCTACGCCGGCGCGGGCGAAGATCTGCTCCTGGCGATAGAGTGGCAGGTGATCAGCATATTTGGCGATCAGCACCTGGGCCAGCAAGCCGGCGGTGGGGATGCCCTTGTCAATGATCTGCGTCGGCATCGGTGCCTGGGTCAGTGTCTCGCATTGGTCGCAGACCCACTTGCCACGGATATGCCGCTCGACGTGGAACACGCCCGGCGTGTAATCCAACTTCTCACTGATTTCCTCGCCGATCCGCCTCAGCTGACAACCACACCGGCAGTGATCATTCTCCGGATCATGATGAATCTCGGTGCGCGGTAGCTCGGGAGGTAAGGGCGTGCGCTTGGGCGTCTTCCTTGCCACTGGCGTGGCAGCAGTGAGGTGGAGCTCTTCCAGCTCGGTCTCGATGGCAGCAATGTCGGCGTCCACCCCTTCCTCCAGCAGGCTGATCTGCAGGACATTGAGCTGCTCGCTGCGCTTGCCGAAGGCGTGGCGCTTGAGCAATGCCATTTCATAGGTCAGCTTTTGATTGACCTGCTCGCTGTGGCGTAGCGCTTTCTCCTTTTCCTCCACCTGCGTCATCAGCGTTGCCGCCAAGTGGCGGAGCTGATCGGGAGAGAGTTGAGTCAGGTCAGGGGGCGTCGTCATTCCGCCAGTATGCCAGCCCGCCGACGAGAACGGGATTAGCGCATCCGCGAATAGCGGGGCCGCCAAGTCTGTGCCGCTCATCACACGACCGAGATCACCCCGTCGGCGCCGAGACGCTGCCAGGGCAGTCCTTGCACCAGTGCCGTGACCTGCTCGGGGCAAAGCTCGATACGATCGCCCTGCCAGTGACCGGCCCAGTGGAACTTGCCCTGGTTCAGGCGCCGGGCGCACAGCCAGACACCCAGGCCATCGTGGACCAGCACCTTCATACGGTTGCCGCGCCGGTTGGCAAAGAGATAGGCACAGTGCGGGCGAGCCGCGCCGAACACCTTCACCACCCGGGCTAGGGCCGTATCCGGACCGGCCCGCATATCCAGCGGCTCGGTGGCCAGCCAGATTTCGTCGATGCGGATCATGCGAGCAGCTCTCGGATCAGAGATCGGCAGGCGTCGGCCTCCGAGGCAGGCCACTCGATGACCATCGGGCCGTTGGGGTGCGGGATCGTGAGGCGAATAGGGTCCGCCACCTGATGCTGGGGAGTGGCCGGTGACAACTCGCGAGTCATGGGCACCGGTACAAATGCCGGTATTTCTGGCACAGCCGTTTGCTGACGGGTGGTACGGATCCAATTGTGGACCAGGTTAGCATTCAGGCTGTGCTCCAACGCCACTCCGGCAACGGAGGCACCGGGTTGCTGACACGCTTCGACGATCCTGGCCTTGAAGGCGGCAGTG comes from bacterium Scap17 and encodes:
- a CDS encoding IS66 family transposase; this translates as MTTPPDLTQLSPDQLRHLAATLMTQVEEKEKALRHSEQVNQKLTYEMALLKRHAFGKRSEQLNVLQISLLEEGVDADIAAIETELEELHLTAATPVARKTPKRTPLPPELPRTEIHHDPENDHCRCGCQLRRIGEEISEKLDYTPGVFHVERHIRGKWVCDQCETLTQAPMPTQIIDKGIPTAGLLAQVLIAKYADHLPLYRQEQIFARAGVAIPRSTLAEWVGTCGVRLQPLIDALREVLLNEPVLHADETPVPMLAPGKKKTHRAYLWAYATTPYAGLKAVIYDFSEGRGGQHARDFLGKWRGKLVCDDYSGYKQSFANGVTEIGCMAHARRKFVDLHVAGKSQIAGQAIELIGQLYQVEREVQSFSAEERQRLRETKAKPIADALHRWMLAHREKVPNGSATAKALDYSLKRWAALTRYLDDGALPIDNNRAENLIRPWALGRSNWLFAGSLRSGQRAATIMSLIQCAKLNGHEPYTYLKNVLERLPTQKASQVHELLPHHWQHTA
- the tnpB gene encoding IS66 family insertion sequence element accessory protein TnpB, translating into MIRIDEIWLATEPLDMRAGPDTALARVVKVFGAARPHCAYLFANRRGNRMKVLVHDGLGVWLCARRLNQGKFHWAGHWQGDRIELCPEQVTALVQGLPWQRLGADGVISVV
- a CDS encoding transposase, which gives rise to MTESSVLEVPRKRRRFTAAFKARIVEACQQPGASVAGVALEHSLNANLVHNWIRTTRQQTAVPEIPAFVPVPMTRELSPATPQHQVADPIRLTIPHPNGPMVIEWPASEADACRSLIRELLA
- a CDS encoding DUF2339 domain-containing protein — protein: MTDWAMDELMLVGVMMALLVLGGSLMGWLSMLRIKALEQRLRDMEVRLARELPAHGAPVMHTPLREGGVDKSSGEVPPQEGLAAFGATPPISDSRAAGSSSGGRSLSYRLLQRLLHGAASSRSGEVGQGADPASKTSEVLPGGMSRLLTLLQEHWMILVGALSLVMAGILLVGYSLEQGLLGPGVRMALGLGFGLSMTVLAEWMRLRTSQSSSLTGAVSGAGSLVLAASLLAGHFLLSLMSMPVTFALLAALSLWMLERARHHGPWLAALGMLGGYALPLALPIHQQWQEASTLLLLGHVGVIAAACRVLYRQVAVSWLYWGGLVGALTWWLLLMPFGLSSGTTLLVGLLSWGSGAWLAVLALGYLWERDPFTGATEKNGRQAKASLAVWLPWRASIELRRHWLAGGLVSVSVVLGLWLPWLGSLVHGVSFDSLVAPSDVAGSGVSLWQRGWLASLLPMLVIAWSSRRHAVLWSMVVAGNGLWLLVWGLALTASHSSSVMFSPLILSVGLLSLARWRPHHDAGEGAERPLEACWWALATMVPLLAWALALWQGVMPWSTEASDAERLINTGLPPLIWGLVCWAGAMRFQAREGVQLAAGLWLPAQAGIFLALVAVLEGPSLTLALALQLLGLTVCEWRWYREGHIAGRSVFAELSRLLAWGVVVRLMCGVANDSYADIAHWPLQIFLPVLACVALNSYGMRHRMHVQRWLEGVVIQLALATTVLEVRYLLTDGQPFTGHLSFPELSVQVLALSGVAAGYAWRASGLVQNVALYRTLAYGVGGLAAVIWVAGVVLAYNPLWQGADVGRWPLVNWLLPAYGIPALGAALVWHLAGAGTRLRHLCEVAGLLALGLWVGLSLRHVWHGHALEFWHGVEQAELYAYSIALLIVSAGLVISGARMVQTHWQRVGQGLLVVTVLKVGVWDTATLEGLWRVGSWLGLGSVLMLLSALFNRLAGAGKRAGERD